A window of the Diceros bicornis minor isolate mBicDic1 chromosome 28, mDicBic1.mat.cur, whole genome shotgun sequence genome harbors these coding sequences:
- the FAM163B gene encoding protein FAM163B: MTAGTVVITGGILATVILLCIIAVLCYCRLQYYCCRKEESEEDEEEPDFAVHSHLPPLHSNRNLVLTNGPGPALYPAASTSFSQKSPQARALCRSCSHYEPPTFFLQEPEDEGVRNGGERVAYESINQEDIELPPGSFGGLQALNPNRLSAMREAFSRSRSISTDV, from the exons ATGACAGCCGGGACGGTGGTCATCACCGGGGGCATCTTGGCGACTGTGATTCTACTGTGCATCATCGCTGTCCTGTGCTACTGCCGGCTCCAG TACTACTGCTGCAGGAAGGAGGAGTCtgaggaggacgaggaggagcCTGACTTCGCCGTGCACTCACACCTGCCCCCGCTGCACTCCAACCGCAACCTCGTGCTCACCAACGGGCCCGGGCCGGCGCTCTACCCTGCCGCCTCCACCTCCTTCAGCCAGAAGTCCCCGCAGGCCCGCGCCCTCTGCCGCAGCTGCTCCCACTACGAGCCGCCCACCTTCTTCCTGCAGGAGCCGGAGGACGAGGGCGTGCGCAACGGCGGGGAGCGCGTGGCCTACGAGAGCATCAACCAGGAGGACATAGAGCTGCCGCCCGGGAGCTTCGGGGGCCTGCAGGCGCTCAACCCCAACCGCCTCTCTGCCATGCGGGAGGCCTTCTCGCGGAGCCGCAGCATCAGCACCGACGTCTGA